In the Arthrobacter sp. 31Y genome, one interval contains:
- a CDS encoding HNH endonuclease signature motif containing protein encodes MGAIGTIIAQRVALSSAPAVPPRIPLKSLGVPERLAAFKSTTAAGTIGDRSRAGELPRGLESLTWSSAFSSTANVTPVAIDRGSLMTKTDDALSSLRESIADEARLFGFEEAAGFAARVEEMSRALEYLQVVAAQAVERTRHEAQQAQPGRSSAAAPEWRTGWTDRAGASAVPASAVSAGAAPAGTSPAVTAGPLDDGYRNAAEFLRARLRIGIGEARRRLALAAEVLPRVGMTGQDVPARREVLADAIGSALVPSRSATIISTALDKVRHLADEEAITRMEQALTTTAVETDPDFVTTMTKRWIDHLDHDGPEPSEEVLRQHQGAFLRKRRRYGLHHIEIFATDEQYETLTTVMNTATNPRLTTPEAAADRTVLTGPDLDLRTRAQKHLNGLTGACSLAMRTGKLPSNGGLPPQLAVIIDERDLFERLTHHQRLSTDTGTGTGTATFTGPIHPTTIRKIACDADILPVLLGSDSRVLDIGRTTRIFPPHIRKAITARDQGCTFPDCTMPAPWCEAHHTTYWSHGGTTSTDNGTLLCSHHHHLIHKEQWRINMKTGVPWFIPPPHIDPKQTPRRNHHHTPQRT; translated from the coding sequence ATGGGAGCCATCGGGACGATCATCGCGCAGCGGGTTGCGCTGTCGAGCGCTCCGGCGGTCCCACCGCGCATCCCCCTAAAGTCTCTCGGCGTGCCAGAGAGGCTTGCAGCGTTCAAGAGCACGACGGCGGCTGGCACCATCGGAGATCGATCCCGGGCCGGTGAGCTGCCTCGCGGGCTGGAGTCGTTGACGTGGTCGTCGGCATTCAGCTCGACCGCAAACGTGACCCCAGTGGCCATTGATCGAGGTTCGCTTATGACGAAGACGGACGATGCCCTGAGCTCGCTACGCGAATCCATCGCCGACGAAGCCCGGCTCTTCGGGTTCGAGGAGGCCGCCGGCTTTGCCGCAAGAGTCGAAGAGATGTCCCGGGCATTGGAGTACTTGCAGGTTGTCGCGGCACAGGCGGTGGAACGTACCCGACACGAAGCGCAGCAAGCCCAACCGGGCAGGTCCTCGGCAGCAGCACCAGAGTGGCGTACAGGTTGGACTGATCGGGCAGGGGCTTCGGCAGTTCCCGCATCCGCTGTCTCAGCGGGTGCGGCCCCCGCGGGAACAAGCCCGGCCGTGACGGCTGGCCCTTTGGATGATGGGTACCGTAACGCAGCGGAGTTCCTTCGGGCGCGGTTGCGGATCGGTATCGGGGAGGCCCGGCGCAGGCTCGCTCTCGCGGCTGAGGTGCTGCCCCGGGTGGGAATGACCGGCCAAGATGTCCCGGCCCGGCGCGAAGTGTTGGCCGATGCTATCGGATCGGCCTTGGTGCCGTCCCGGTCCGCGACGATCATCAGCACCGCCCTGGACAAAGTCCGGCACCTCGCCGATGAAGAGGCCATCACCCGGATGGAACAGGCCCTGACCACCACCGCGGTGGAAACCGACCCGGACTTCGTCACCACCATGACCAAACGCTGGATCGACCACCTCGACCACGACGGCCCCGAACCTTCCGAAGAAGTCCTCCGCCAACACCAAGGCGCGTTCCTGCGCAAACGGCGCCGCTACGGACTCCACCACATCGAAATCTTCGCCACCGACGAACAATACGAAACCCTCACCACCGTCATGAACACCGCCACCAACCCCCGACTCACCACCCCCGAAGCTGCGGCCGATCGGACGGTCCTCACCGGCCCGGACCTGGACCTGCGCACCCGGGCCCAGAAACACCTCAACGGCCTCACCGGCGCCTGCAGCCTCGCCATGCGCACCGGGAAACTACCCTCCAACGGCGGCCTCCCACCCCAACTCGCCGTCATTATCGACGAACGCGATCTCTTCGAACGACTCACCCACCACCAACGGCTCAGCACTGATACGGGTACAGGGACAGGGACAGCGACGTTCACCGGCCCGATCCACCCCACCACCATCCGCAAAATCGCCTGCGACGCCGACATCCTCCCCGTCCTGCTCGGCAGCGACTCCCGCGTTCTGGACATCGGCCGCACCACCCGGATCTTCCCACCCCACATCCGCAAAGCCATCACCGCCCGCGACCAAGGCTGCACCTTCCCCGACTGCACCATGCCCGCACCCTGGTGCGAAGCCCACCACACCACCTACTGGTCCCACGGCGGCACCACATCAACAGACAACGGCACCCTGCTCTGCAGCCACCACCACCACCTCATCCACAAAGAACAATGGCGCATCAACATGAAAACCGGCGTCCCCTGGTTCATCCCCCCACCCCACATCGACCCCAAACAAACACCCCGACGAAACCACCACCACACACCCCAAAGAACATAA
- a CDS encoding DinB family protein: MSGLPPTFADDVINHSARVQFDTFLDEHRRALNASLDGLTEEQARRRLVPSRTTLLGLVKHATFVEKVWFDEAVTRRTREEIGIPASPDESFILDSNDTIASIQTAYLEACEASRRAVVELGLDDLLLGNRRGPLPLRWVYLHMLRELAQHCGHAEILREQVTS; encoded by the coding sequence ATGAGCGGACTCCCGCCGACGTTCGCCGACGACGTCATCAACCACAGCGCCCGGGTACAGTTCGACACTTTTTTGGACGAGCACCGCAGAGCTCTGAACGCCAGTTTGGATGGACTCACGGAAGAACAAGCACGACGGCGGCTTGTCCCGTCGCGTACCACGCTGCTGGGCTTGGTGAAGCACGCGACTTTCGTGGAGAAGGTGTGGTTCGACGAAGCCGTCACCCGAAGGACCCGCGAAGAGATTGGCATCCCGGCGTCACCTGACGAATCGTTCATCCTGGACAGCAACGACACCATCGCCAGCATTCAGACGGCTTATCTGGAAGCGTGCGAAGCCTCCCGGCGCGCGGTTGTTGAACTGGGCCTCGACGATCTTCTGCTGGGAAACCGCCGCGGTCCCCTGCCCCTCCGCTGGGTGTACCTCCACATGCTGAGGGAACTCGCGCAGCACTGCGGCCACGCCGAGATCTTGCGGGAACAGGTCACGTCGTAG
- a CDS encoding VOC family protein yields MDQRLHFLTFATKDLDAARAFYKEGLGWNPAMDVPGEILFFQIAPGLMLGLFDAEKFDQDLGATAPTPGVNGVTLSHNVGSPAEVASTIDALAAAGATVLKPAQAGAFGGIFHGHVKDPNGIVWEIAHNPGWRIDDDGTVVFG; encoded by the coding sequence ATGGACCAGCGACTACATTTCCTCACGTTCGCCACAAAGGACCTCGACGCCGCGCGCGCCTTCTACAAGGAAGGGCTCGGCTGGAATCCGGCCATGGACGTTCCCGGCGAGATCCTGTTCTTCCAGATTGCGCCGGGGCTGATGCTCGGCCTGTTCGACGCCGAAAAGTTCGATCAGGACCTCGGCGCCACTGCTCCGACACCGGGCGTCAACGGTGTGACGCTCTCACACAACGTAGGCAGCCCGGCGGAAGTCGCCAGCACCATAGACGCCCTGGCCGCGGCCGGGGCCACTGTACTGAAACCAGCCCAGGCCGGCGCTTTCGGCGGCATTTTCCACGGACACGTCAAGGACCCGAACGGCATCGTCTGGGAGATTGCGCACAATCCCGGCTGGCGCATTGACGACGACGGCACGGTGGTTTTCGGATGA